The genomic window CAAGGCCGCAATCAAAACGACAGAACCGCTGGAGGGCGAAGGCGACGTAGCAAGTCCCTCAACGGGGATGGCGTACTGAATGTGCTCGTCACGTTCCCTGTCGCCATGGGGAACAACGCTCGGAATGGATGCGGCCCCACTTGCCTGCGAAATGCTCGGACCTTTCTGCGAATGGACTATCACTCCAGCCTTTACCAGCGACGGGCAAAGCATCAGCATAAAGATCAGCAGGGGTATTCGATGGGCCATGTGGCTATCCTAAAGGGCCACATCGGTGGGGTGCAAGCATTGCCCCCGCTCTATCGTTAAAATCTGCAAAATAGTCACGATCGGGGGAGAACCGACATTTCCATACCCGTGTAAAAAAACACCCCCCCACCAACACCACCACACACCCGGCGGGGTACTATCTGGCGGTTTAAGGACTTTTTGTCCTGTAAATCGCAGGAAAAACGTGTTCCACGGCGATCAACTCAATTCGGGTTCGAAACCGAGCTTTGCCGCGTAGAAGTTGGTCATGACCTCTCGCAACGTTCGCTCATGTTTGGCGGGCACAATAAACGAGTCATGCACGCCCAAGCACGGCACGCCGAGTTGAGCGAAATGGTCGAAAACTTCCATCGCAATATCTGAATCGATCCGCATTAATCGCATGCCGACATCATCGCAAAATGAATCTTCAATCGGTCGGTGTCGACTTACAACGGCTGCAACAACTTCGGCGAAATTCGTCTCTTGGTCTGCCAACGCCCGTTTGAGACGCTTTGCTGCCCGCAGGGCTCGACCGCTCTTGCCCTGGATTTTCAAACTATCGTTGCAACTGGCGATGGCGGCTCGCTGTGATTTGGCATTAAGCAGAGCGTTAACTTGTTCTTCGGAAGTCATTTGCTCGTAACGATGCATTGCGTCTTTGAACTTCGGCAATTGTTTCTCGTCGTCCTGAAAGTAGGTCTTGGTTTTGTACATCGCGTAAGCCAGCGCTTCGTTGTTGTAGAGAATGAATAGGAGCCTGACCAAAGCGCTCATCAAGGTGTGGAACGGTTCGGGACGTTTTGAAGCTGGCATCGTTTCGAGTTCGTAGAGATCGTCCTCATCCAATAGTTCAAAGTCGAACTTCTTTCGATCGAACCGATCACCGATGGGACTCTTCCAACTCTTGTCATAGTGCTTTTGCCAGCTTCCGATTGACCAGCCCTCACTGAAATATCTGTCAATGTCATCGGGGATATACGCAAGAGGTCCGCCGCCGTGTTCGGAGATTGTCGTTGCAATGAACCTCGCGCGATCGACATCCCAAACAGTGTCACGTAGGCGATAGCCAAGTGGTTGTCCGTCGCCCTCCATCGAGCGCCCTCCGATCGCAACTTTGTTGTCAGGTGGAAACGGAAGTTGGAGCGTGCGAGTCATCACGATCCCGTCTCCCCAGTCCTGCATTAGTGGCGTAAAGAAAAGATGCAGATCCAATTCGAGTTTGTACTCAAGAGCTTTGCCGCGAGACCTGATCGCATCTTTGTCATCGCTCATTCGTCTGGCGCCTGGATTAATCTGTGTGTTTACTCGCTGAACCTTTGGTGTAAGTCAATCAGCGGTCCATAGTTTCGCGAGTCAGCTGCTTTGATTGCAGCAATGTACTCGTCACGAATCGGACTCTCTGTGTTTCGCAAGTCGGTCGCCGGCCAGAGTGTTGCTGGCTGGTCGTGTTGCATGAGCCAGACATTCGCCAATAGTCGAGCCCATCGACCATTCCCATCTTCAAAGGGATGAACCCAAACCGCGCGGTGATGAAACTCAGCAGCGGTTGCGATCACGAGAGCGCCCGTTTCGTTGTGTCTCTTGCCGGCCTCCATCGCAATGACGCCGAGTTCCGCCGCGATGATGTTGGGGCTCACTCCGATGTTCTTTTCAGTCGATCGGATCTCTCCTGCCCAGCTCCAGATCGAACCAAGCATTTCACGGTGGAGTCCGAGAAGCCAATCAAAATTGAACGGCGCGATCTTCCGGGATGGTTTCGACAGTAAGTATTTCTCTGTCACGCGAAGGATCGACGCAAACTCGACCTCGTTGAGCTCGCGTCGAGTTTTGATCGTCTTGAGTTTTAGGCCCGATCCATCGAACGGCGTGTCGTCATCTTTCCCGCTAGAACCAAGCCCCGTACCTTTGCTACGACCAGCGTTCATGGGGCCCACAGTTTTCGACTGGACGATGCAATGCGAGCTTTCGCTGCTTCGAGATGCGATTGAGCCGAAGCCCGCGAGACAGCTTGGGACTCGAGCGCCACATTGCCCTGCGTAAGTGCAATCAAACGTTTGGCTTTTGCAGTGGCAATCTGATCTCGGAATTGCTCGGCGGGAATCTCTGTTAGATCGAGAGAGATACCCAGGGCGAGCAGAATGGCCTGCAAGTTTGCGAACGAGAATTCATGGTCCTCACCGCCGAGAATCCGAATGACCGTGGCCCGCGAAACGCCGCTGCGGCGCGCAAGATCCGAACCAGAGATATCGAGCTCTCGTTTTCGTTCTTGGATGCGGGCGACTATTTCGGGAAGGGGCATGGCGACACGTCCGGGTTATATAGAGGGGCTGGTTCGCAGATCGGGCAGAAAACCGCAGCTCATCGGCCATGATGGAATTGTTGCATGCGTGCTACAAAAGTCAACTGACTATTTGCTTGGCAGCGACGATACGCCCTGCAAAAGACCACAGAAACGCGATACTACTCAAGCGGGAACAAAAACGGCCCGATACTGGCCCCGCCTATACCCGCACAAGCACGGCCCCCTCAAGAGAGCGGCAAGGAGTCTGAATGAGGGAGATGTGGTTTGCTAAACTTTTGGTCGCCTTTCGCTCCGCGAAAGCAGCGCCACGAACTCAAAGGCCGGCATGCCCAGCATGCCGTCCTTTTTTTGTTTCTTCCCGATACCCCGCAGCCGCTTGCATCGATGTGCGGGCCAAAAGTTTTTTGGGCGTTTCGGAATCCTGCGAAACCTCAGGCTTGTACTGGCTGCCGAATTTCGGTTTCTGGGCCAGAATTCTGACGTTCTCTGTGTGTCTTAGCCGGTTTGGAACATGAGCCGTAGGTACCCACCGAAACGAAGCGCCAACACCGTTTGCCGGGTCTGTGATTTGGAGACACTGAGAATAGCTGAGAGACGCGAAGCTCATCGCGATTTCACCGCCGACCACCAAACCCAAGCGATCGCCGACGACCCGGTGGCGATGTTTCAGCAGATGACCGATGTCCAAGGGGTGATGGCGATCGAAAAACGAGATGCGCTTTCAGGCAAATTCGATCCACCAGACGGAGCTTGGTCGCTCCTGATTCAGCCCCGACACCAGAAATGGAACTGGCTTGCTGGGCCTTCGATGTTTCAGGAAATCATCCGAAAAATTGCGAAAACGGGGCCGGGTCGTTGGTTGAGAACCGGCTACCAAAAAGCAAGTGGTGCGCTCTATGTCGAACTGTACGAAGCAGGGCGACGAACGTTGTTTTTCTCAAGTGATGGTGCTGCTTGGGATGAACCCGAAGGCGATGAGGACGAACTTGATGGATTCTTGGAATCTGACTCCAATGACTACTATGCTAGTTGACCGCACGAGTACCAGGTTTTTCGCAAGCGATTGATCGCAGCGACGCAACGGAGCGAAGACAATGAAGATACGTGATTCAAATCACGAGGCGATGGTGGAAGCGATATGCGATGGAAAGCTGCCCGAGGTGAAGCAATGGCTGGACAAGGGAGTTTCGCCTGACGGACCACCGCAGTGTCCCGCTTTTGCCAGGCCTCTAGCCTTAGCGTTAAGCAACGGTCACCTTGAGATTGCTGAACTGTTGGTCGCCCGAGGTGCGAGTCCCAGCACTGGCTTCAATGCGTTGAACGATTGCATTGACAACTCGGACCTGAGCGAATGGATTGATCGGCTGATTGTCGATGCGCACCCCGACTTCAGCAAGAGTTTCCAGGAAGCGTTCGTGCATGCGTGTGAGGAGGGCAAGCGTGAAATTGCTGAAAAAGTGTTGGCGGTTTGCCCAACGCCTGCCGAGTTCACATTTCGTCGATGTCCACTCGGGCAAGCGATCTGTTCACAGCAAACAGAGATCGCATTGTGGCTGCTTGAGATTGGATTCGGGCCGCAAAGTCATCTTGCAAATGAGAAACCGCCCGTCGTTTACGCGGTCGTCGCAGATGAACCGAAGGTACTCGAACGATTGATCGAGAAAGGCCAGCCAGTCGACCAAAAAGTGAGTGGCCATCAAACTGTCTTTACGTGCATACCCAAGCTGTACTCACGACTTCGTCACGTGAGAGACTTTCCCAAAAACGACAAGTACGAGGTGTTTCACGAAGGCAGTCTTTTGCATGTGGCAGCGGTTGCAGGCAGTCCGAAGTGTGCGGCGGTGTTGCTACAGGCCGGACTGGACCCTCAGATCACCGACAGTGAGGGACGCACGCCGACCATGTTGGCGGCCATCGGTGGAAAGCACACGGCTGACGTTTTGAAACTATTACCCGAACCGGACCTCAGTGATCGTACAGCGGTGATTGATCTAATGGCACGAGGGCTCCATGACGATGATGCCAACGCCGTGATGACTGCGATCGAACACGGCTTCGATGTTTCGACGTCCATCAAGACAACATTCGGCGTGGTATGGACGCCGTTGACGTTCGCTGCGATCCGCGGCGACATAGCCGTGGTGCAAGCCTTGTTCGATGCCGGCGCTGACATCGATCGATCGGATTGGACCGATCGCAAGCGACCAGAGATGAAAGGGATTCGCTATCTGTATAACAATGGTGGCTTAGCAACGTTTTCCGATCCGGCTGCTCCGATCGACCGAACCGCTCTCGGCTGGGCGGCATTGCACGGGAACGTTGATGTTATCAAGTTCTTGCTCGATGCAGGTGCTGATCGTTCTCGCCTAGATGCATTGTCAATGACGGCGCTGCATAACGCCGCCTTGGGGAATCGTCCGAAAGTCATTTCATTTCTTGTCGATTCAGGGTTCGATCTGCACGCCGAAGCGTTTGACCGAATGACTCCGTTGCATGTGGCGGCCGAGGTCAACGCAATTGCTTCGGTTAAGAAGTTGTTGGAACTCGGGGCAGACCCGGCGCGGTTGAACAAACGTGGCGAAAGTCCTTATCTCGCCGCGAAAGAGATGGGGAATCCGGGGGCCTATCGAGCTTTGGAATCGCACACGCCTGAAGAATTGCGGAAAAAGAAACGCAAGCCGAAACCACCACCTCCGTCGCTGATGGGAGGCAATGAGGAACGCAAGGACATCTTGGCGGCTGCCAAGAAGCGATTCGGGAAAGAGGCCAAGCAACTCTGCAACAAGAATACCGTTGATCGCTTGGCAAGCCAAACCAGCACGGACGAATTTATTGCAGTCGCCGAAACCATTCGCAAAAAAATGAGGGCGGCGGAATTGCAACGTCGGGCCAATACCCCACAAATCCTCTGGTGCCAGAATGTGAAGATCACCGACGCAAGATTACTGAAGCTTCAATCGGAGTTCCTGCCGAAGTCTGTCTATCTAACTCGGGGCCTGTTACGCGACGATGGTGGTGCAACCGTGCACATTGTTCCCACCAGCAACCTGTTTGAAAACTTTGTCGCGTTTTATACCAATGGAATCAACTCGGGGATTCATCACGAGCTGATGCTCGCTTGGCTGATGGACTTGCATGCTCGCTATCCCTACGACCTGGTCAGCGTTGGTCACGATGGGCTGGAACCTCGGTTTATATCGCCACCCACAGACCGAGAGGCGCTGATGCGAGAATTATTGACGATCTGTCCTCCTGAGGATGACGAACAGACGGCAACGAACTGGCTGCGCAAACGTTTGAAAAGCAAAACACCGCAGCCGTTTTTTTGGTGGGATTGATCGGATGCTCGATGATGTTCATGCGTCTAGACCGCCAGCAATACTCCGGACTTCTCTCCGTGCGTGAAGGCAACTCCCATCGCTGCCGCGTGCAAACCAAATGGCTTGCGCGGAACACGAGAAAGAAAGCGGGCTAAACTGAAAAGGCGAGCTGAATGGAGCCTGCTTAAATGGCGCTTCCCAATCATCCTTCCGAATCCAAATTTATGAACTTGCGAACTCCAACAAGATCAGTCTGTCGGGCAGGCGTCGCAACGATGACGTTATTTGCTTTGGCTGTAGCTGCCGCTGCCGATGAGAATCGCCCAAATATTCTGGTCATTCTGACGGATGATCAGCGTTTCGACGCCATGGGGTTCGTGGGGCATCCTTTCCTCGAAACTCCCCATGTCGATCGGATCGCCAGGGAGGGAGCTCACCTCAAAAACGCTTTTGTCACCACGTCGCTTTGCTCGCCCAGTCGCGCTTCGATCCTAACCGGACTCTACGCTCACAATCACCGGGTCGTCGATAATTACAACCCGATTCCGAAGGGGCTCCGGTACTTTCCTGAGTATCTGCAGGAAGCCGGTTACGAGACGGCCTTCATCGGCAAATGGCACATGGGCGGGATGATTGATCACGTGCAACCGGGATTCGATCATTGGATCAGCTTCAAAGGACAGGGTGTGTACTTTGGAGATCTCGATGAAGCCAAAGTGAAGGGACGTTACGTCCCGCAAGTCAATCGGGACGGATTCAATATCAACGGAAAACGCGTTCCCCAGGAAGGGTACGTCACCGATATCCTCGACCGTTTCAGCCGCGAGTGGATCGAGGATCGCAAGGGAGATAAGCCATGGATGCTGTACCTGTCCCACAAAGCCGTGCATGCCGACTTTCTCCCGGCAAACCGCCATGCCTACTCCTACGAAGATGCTCCTTTCGTGCGTCCCAAAAGCTGGTTTGAAAGTCCTGAAGAATTTACCGATGTCCCTCGATGGGTACAACATCAACGGAACAGTCGGCACGGTGTCGAATTCGCCTACTACACCAACCTAAACATCGAAACCTATTACAAACGCTATTGTGAAACGATCCGGGCGATTGATGAGAGCACGGGGCGAATCATGAAACTGCTGGAGTCCAGGGGCGAATTGGACAATACGCTGATTCTCTATCTGGGAGACAACGGCTTTTTGTTCGGTGAACATGGACTGATCGACAAACGTTGCGCGTACGAGGCGTCCATCCGGATTCCGATGGTAATGCGATGTCCGCAACAGTTTGATGGCGGCCAGACCGTTGACGAAGTGGTGGCCAATATTGACGTCGCGCCGACACTGCTCGACGCCGCGGGCATCGACAAACCGAAACACATGGATGGCGAGTCATTCCTTCCGCTGTTGCAGGGCAAAGACGTCGATTGGAGAGACTACCTGTTGTACGAGTATTACTGGGAGCGGAATTATCCTCAGACGCCGACGATGCACGCCCTCGTCGGTAAACGATACAAGTACATTCGGTATCACGGAATCTGGGATACCGATGAGCTGTTCGACCTGGAGAAGGATCCTGGCGAAAAACACAATCTGATCAACGATCCAGAGCACCAGCAGTTGATCTCGCAATTGAACACGAAGCTGTTTGAAGTGCTGAAAGAAACGAAAGGAACCGAAATGCCCATTCTGCAGGATCGGGGCACCAAGTTTCTCCACCGCAAGGACGAAGGGACCCGGGGCACTGATTTTCCAGATTGGTTTTACCGAAAGCCTGAGGCCTCGTGGCAACCGGACCCGAACAAAACAAAGTGACATGAAACTGTGCTAGGAGGCTGATTTCGCTCTGCTTCCTAAACGATTGATAGGTGGTACTGTTTCAGCCGGCAAGGGAACCGAAGTTTCCGTTTCCGAGCCGCTGCCTGACCTGAACGTCGAGCAGATCGAAGGACTGTGTGTCGTCCGGCTTTCGCGATTGATTGAAATAAAGATCGCCTGCGGGATGAGCAACTTGCGTCGCAAGCACAAAGACTGTGCTGACGTGGTCGAACTCATCGTAGTCCGCAATTTAGATGACGTCCCTCATTTTGAGTAGGCAAAGTCGTTGCTAGGGGCAGGTCTTGAGGTGCCTGAATGTCGGTGGCATGCGTTACGGGAGTTTGCGATGTGTTACGATCTGCACGGATGTGATCGTCGATCTTGGTTGGGCTGAGATCGTGATGGTGTTCTCGTCGTTTAGGAGCGAGGCGGGGAGGGCGGCATCGAGCGGTGCGAAGAATTCACTGAATTCATCGGCGTCGCCTGTGTCGATCTGGATGGGCGCTCCGTTGAACTCCACTGTCAACGGCTCGGTCAATCCACCGCGTCGATGCATGCCGATCAGCAATCGGGCTGACTGCACCGCTTCGGGGCTGTCCAGTGCAATCTGGAAGCTCGTTTCCTGCCCATCAGCGGCGACCGCTGTCTGGGCCGCATAGGTGCGATCGACCTGCAATTTTCCTGACGGCTGAAGGGAACGTTCCAGTGGCAACCGAATCACGGTCGTTTCATTGACGTCGACAGGGATGGCGGCCGCGTCGACGGGGTGCTCGGGTTCGAAAACAACTTCGCCCTGGTGATAGTTCAACCGTGTCTGCAACGCAATTTTCGCCCCGACCTGATTGGCGACTCCGGAAAGATCGACCGCGATTTGCCTGCCGCCCATGTTGGTCACGGCCAACGAAATCCGCTTGCCATCATGAACCGCCACGACGTCCAGCCAATCCCGATCGAACTCGACCGGCAGGCGGTGACCATCGAAATCTCGCCACAACTCGAAATAGTTCGCGATGGTGGTCGGCTCAAAATCGTCGATCTTGTGG from Roseimaritima ulvae includes these protein-coding regions:
- a CDS encoding mobile mystery protein B, which translates into the protein MNAGRSKGTGLGSSGKDDDTPFDGSGLKLKTIKTRRELNEVEFASILRVTEKYLLSKPSRKIAPFNFDWLLGLHREMLGSIWSWAGEIRSTEKNIGVSPNIIAAELGVIAMEAGKRHNETGALVIATAAEFHHRAVWVHPFEDGNGRWARLLANVWLMQHDQPATLWPATDLRNTESPIRDEYIAAIKAADSRNYGPLIDLHQRFSE
- a CDS encoding helix-turn-helix domain-containing protein, producing the protein MPLPEIVARIQERKRELDISGSDLARRSGVSRATVIRILGGEDHEFSFANLQAILLALGISLDLTEIPAEQFRDQIATAKAKRLIALTQGNVALESQAVSRASAQSHLEAAKARIASSSRKLWAP
- a CDS encoding ankyrin repeat domain-containing protein, which translates into the protein MKIRDSNHEAMVEAICDGKLPEVKQWLDKGVSPDGPPQCPAFARPLALALSNGHLEIAELLVARGASPSTGFNALNDCIDNSDLSEWIDRLIVDAHPDFSKSFQEAFVHACEEGKREIAEKVLAVCPTPAEFTFRRCPLGQAICSQQTEIALWLLEIGFGPQSHLANEKPPVVYAVVADEPKVLERLIEKGQPVDQKVSGHQTVFTCIPKLYSRLRHVRDFPKNDKYEVFHEGSLLHVAAVAGSPKCAAVLLQAGLDPQITDSEGRTPTMLAAIGGKHTADVLKLLPEPDLSDRTAVIDLMARGLHDDDANAVMTAIEHGFDVSTSIKTTFGVVWTPLTFAAIRGDIAVVQALFDAGADIDRSDWTDRKRPEMKGIRYLYNNGGLATFSDPAAPIDRTALGWAALHGNVDVIKFLLDAGADRSRLDALSMTALHNAALGNRPKVISFLVDSGFDLHAEAFDRMTPLHVAAEVNAIASVKKLLELGADPARLNKRGESPYLAAKEMGNPGAYRALESHTPEELRKKKRKPKPPPPSLMGGNEERKDILAAAKKRFGKEAKQLCNKNTVDRLASQTSTDEFIAVAETIRKKMRAAELQRRANTPQILWCQNVKITDARLLKLQSEFLPKSVYLTRGLLRDDGGATVHIVPTSNLFENFVAFYTNGINSGIHHELMLAWLMDLHARYPYDLVSVGHDGLEPRFISPPTDREALMRELLTICPPEDDEQTATNWLRKRLKSKTPQPFFWWD
- a CDS encoding sulfatase family protein, coding for MTLFALAVAAAADENRPNILVILTDDQRFDAMGFVGHPFLETPHVDRIAREGAHLKNAFVTTSLCSPSRASILTGLYAHNHRVVDNYNPIPKGLRYFPEYLQEAGYETAFIGKWHMGGMIDHVQPGFDHWISFKGQGVYFGDLDEAKVKGRYVPQVNRDGFNINGKRVPQEGYVTDILDRFSREWIEDRKGDKPWMLYLSHKAVHADFLPANRHAYSYEDAPFVRPKSWFESPEEFTDVPRWVQHQRNSRHGVEFAYYTNLNIETYYKRYCETIRAIDESTGRIMKLLESRGELDNTLILYLGDNGFLFGEHGLIDKRCAYEASIRIPMVMRCPQQFDGGQTVDEVVANIDVAPTLLDAAGIDKPKHMDGESFLPLLQGKDVDWRDYLLYEYYWERNYPQTPTMHALVGKRYKYIRYHGIWDTDELFDLEKDPGEKHNLINDPEHQQLISQLNTKLFEVLKETKGTEMPILQDRGTKFLHRKDEGTRGTDFPDWFYRKPEASWQPDPNKTK